A section of the Rhipicephalus sanguineus isolate Rsan-2018 chromosome 11, BIME_Rsan_1.4, whole genome shotgun sequence genome encodes:
- the LOC119375138 gene encoding uncharacterized protein LOC119375138: MANPDQLRKKRGALRAGVTRALTLLTDLLQQPDPDASQISGHMDYLKDKETALSQLDDVVLATTDEENLDQEVGTAQEYNEKILYAVSRAKFWLQVRERNAGTQARATEPGLSYLGSPNSGDAAGQVREHRQRSVQLPKLQIPTFDGSLRGWQSFWGHFDATIHKNAEPPRIEKFKYLLTYLTGSAKRAIEGFRLAEQNYDLAIKTLTDRFGRRDLLVNEHIDHLLALSPVKFSSEVQKLRLLHDNVQFHVSALEGLGVSPDQYTVLLNRVLMRRLPEDLAIIYRHKTKETNCAPSIAETPEDRTRLAMEMLTFLRIQVEVREEGRQL, encoded by the coding sequence ATGGCAAACCCGGACCAGCTGCGCAAAAAGCGTGGTGccctaagggctggcgtcacgagaGCGCTCACGCTTTTAACGGACCTGCTGCAGCAACCGGATCCTGACGCCTCTCAGATTAGCGGCCACATGGATTACCTCAAGGACAAGGAGACAGCACTGTCGCAGCTCGACGACGTCGTCCTTGCGACCACGGACGAAGAGAACCTCGACCAGGAAGTAGGTACGGCGCAGGAATACAACGAGAAGATTTTGTACGCAGTATCACGCGCCAAGTTCTGGCTTCAAGTACGTGAGAGGAATGCCGGAACGCAGGCTCGGGCAACTGAACCCGGGCTTAGCTACCTCGGATCTCCGAACTCCGGCGACGCAGCAGGCCAGGTGAGAGAGCACCGTCAGCGTTCAGTTCAACTACCGAAGCTACAGATACCGACTTTCGATGGTAGTCTGCGTGGATGGCAGTCTTTTTGGGGCCATTTCGACGCCACCATCCACAAGAACGCTGAGCCACCGCGGATTGAAAAGTTCAAGTACCTCCTCACATACTTAACCGGCAGCGCGAAGCGGGCTATCGAAGGCTTCCGCTTAGCCGAACAAAACTATGACCTTGCGATCAAGACGCTCACGGACCGCTTCGGACGCCGGGATCTGCTCGTGAACGAACATATCGATCATCTTCTCGCGCTAAGCCCAGTGAAATTTTCATCCGAGGTCCAGAAGCTTCGTCTGCTGCACGACAACGTCCAATTTCACGTCAGCGCCTTAGAAGGGCTTGGAGTTTCGCCAGACCAGTACACCGTGCTGTTAAACCGTGTCCTGATGCGACGTCTACCAGAGGATCTCGCCATCATATACAGGCACAAGACCAAGGAAACAAATTGCGCACCCAGTATCGCCGAAACTCCTGAAGACAGAACGCGGCTAGCCATGGAGATGCTAACCTTCCTCCGCATCCAAGTGGAAGTCCGGGAGGAAGGCCGGCAGCTGTAG
- the LOC119375140 gene encoding uncharacterized protein LOC119375140 yields MRNVTTAQSSHVESTPVLLQTGRVWAESGDRRLLVRILLDSSSQRTYIRADVAKILKCSVVGNEELSLVTFGGSKSRRRISAERVNVRLRSQFGASAVTLEALTIPEICSVTSPPLDPNILYLLGERKYNVADSFQRTTWQPEQISVLIGSDAYWQVTTGKIDRISSTITAIDTTFGWMVQGPMTSDFRSPTSALFVALEKSDSENIDVSSMWRLDAIVIDETSSRTLESDPHMSAFKQGISKQDGRYQVPLMVKPPGLPSGSNNRRLAERRLRMQINRFREQSSLLEKYDQAISAYFNDGHAEKVQDEQPLKDNVYYMPHHAAVRRDAVTTKLRVVFGASSHEAGHVCLNDVLSKGVKLGSDVIQLLLNFRCHSVVLAADIKKAYLQLLIRPQDRDLLRFLWLERLPTKEEPMPPVTTWRMTRVPFGAASSPFILAATLRHHLSSCRQNYPTTVSLLEQAFYVDDLLVGLPTAQEALKV; encoded by the coding sequence ATGCGAAACGTCACAACCGCCCAGAGTAGTCACGTCGAATCTACGCCTGTATTGTTGCAGACAGGCCGAGTTTGGGCAGAGTCTGGAGACCGACGACTACTCGTGCGGATACTGCTGGACAGCAGCAGTCAGCGCACATACATTCGTGCAGACGTGGCAAAGATACTTAAGTGCTCGGTCGTGGGTAATGAAGAGCTCTCTCTCGTCACATTTGGTGGCTCCAAGTCACGAAGACGAATTTCTGCAGAGCGTGTCAATGTGCGACTCCGCAGCCAGTTCGGCGCCTCAGCAGTAACTCTGGAAGCCTTAACGATTCCGGAAATTTGTTCTGTAACAAGCCCACCGCTCGACCCCAACATTTTGTACCTGCTCGGCGAACGGAAGTACAACGTGGCCGACAGCTTTCAACGAACCACATGGCAACCAGAACAAATAAGTGTCCTCATCGGGTCCGACGCCTATTGGCAAGTTACCACAGGGAAAATCGATCGCATCAGCTCGACTATAACAGCAATCGACACTACCTTTGGGTGGATGGTGCAAGGCCCTATGACGTCCGACTTTCGTTCCCCAACAAGTGCATTATTTGTCGCGCTTGAGAAGTCTGACTCGGAGAACATCGACGTGTCATCAATGTGGCGTCTGGATGCCATCGTGATCGACGAAACATCTTCACGGACCCTAGAGAGCGACCCCCACATGTCTGCATTTAAGCAAGGAATTTCGAAACAAGATGGCCGTTACCAAGTGCCGCTGATGGTCAAGCCACCAGGGTTACCATCCGGAAGCAACAATCGCCGATTAGCCGAACGTCGACTGCGAATGCAGATCAACCGGTTCCGAGAGCAGTCGTCACTGCTAGAAAAATACGACCAAGCAATTTCGGCTTATTTCAACGATGGACATGCGGAGAAGGTACAAGACGAGCAGCCGCTCAAGGACAACGTCTACTACATGCCCCATCACGCCGCGGTTCGTCGCGATGCTGTTACGACGAAGCTTCGTGTCGTATTTGGTGCGTCATCGCACGAAGCCGGTCATGTTTGCCTTAACGACGTACTCTCGAAAGGCGTGAAACTTGGTTCGGACGTCATCCAGCTTCTACTGAATTTTCGCTGCCACTCTGTGGTTCTCGCCGCCGACATAAAGAAGGCATACCTGCAGCTTCTTATTCGGCCTCAAGACCGAGACCTTCTGCGGTTTTTGTGGCTGGAAAGGTTGCCAACTAAAGAAGAGCCTATGCCACCCGTTACGACGTGGAGAATGACGAGAGTTCCCTTTGGAGCCGCGTCAAGCCCGTTTATTTTGGCCGCTACGCTTCGACACCACTTATCGTCATGTAGGCAGAATTATCCAACCACAGTATCCCTGTTAGAACAGGCTTTCTATGTGGATGACCTTCTTGTTGGACTACCCACCGCCCAGGAGGCATTAAAGGTGTAA